In Rhodothermus marinus DSM 4252, a single genomic region encodes these proteins:
- a CDS encoding NAD(P)/FAD-dependent oxidoreductase, producing the protein MPSVVIIGGGAIGLASAFFLQQRGTFSITVIDQGPIGDGCSYGNAGFISPSHLVPLAAPGVIGKGLRWLLDPESPFYIRPRWDPELFRWLWLFRRAANEAHVTRSAPVLQALLERSRELTARLQEGVGDFEFRRDGLLMPYQSEEGRHECAQLAREAERLGMAHEWIPAERLAELAGTKVHAEGGLFFPGDAHLRPDRFTAALHRYLERQGVRFLAETPVTELERRGGRVRGVRTPDGVLSADQVVVAAGAWSARLVRAVGYRLPLQPAKGYSLTFTPPPEGMPRRPLLLTETKVAVTPFREAFRLAGTLELSGLELSIRDRRVQAIYRAAGRYLPALRLPRMEQAEIWAGLRPCTPDGLPVVDRVPGTENLWLATGHAMLGISLAAVTGELVAALISGAEPPVDPTPLRADRWR; encoded by the coding sequence ATGCCATCGGTTGTGATCATCGGAGGCGGCGCCATCGGGCTGGCGTCCGCCTTTTTTCTTCAGCAGCGGGGCACCTTTTCGATCACCGTGATCGATCAGGGGCCGATCGGGGATGGCTGCTCCTACGGCAACGCCGGCTTTATCAGTCCCAGCCACCTGGTGCCGCTGGCGGCGCCGGGCGTGATCGGCAAGGGGTTGCGCTGGCTGCTGGACCCGGAAAGTCCGTTTTACATCCGACCCCGGTGGGATCCGGAGCTGTTCCGGTGGCTCTGGCTTTTCCGACGCGCGGCCAACGAGGCCCATGTGACCCGGAGCGCACCGGTGCTGCAGGCGCTGCTGGAGCGGAGCCGGGAGTTGACGGCCCGACTTCAGGAAGGGGTGGGTGATTTCGAGTTTCGGCGGGACGGGCTGCTGATGCCGTATCAGAGCGAGGAGGGACGGCACGAGTGCGCGCAGCTGGCGCGTGAAGCCGAACGACTCGGGATGGCGCACGAGTGGATCCCGGCCGAGCGGCTGGCGGAGCTGGCCGGCACCAAAGTGCATGCGGAGGGCGGCCTGTTCTTCCCCGGGGATGCGCATTTGCGGCCGGACCGCTTCACGGCCGCGCTGCATCGCTACCTGGAACGGCAGGGCGTGCGGTTTCTGGCTGAGACGCCGGTGACCGAACTGGAACGTCGGGGAGGGCGGGTGAGGGGCGTGCGCACGCCCGACGGCGTGCTCTCGGCCGATCAGGTGGTGGTGGCGGCCGGTGCCTGGTCGGCGCGCCTGGTGCGGGCCGTCGGGTATCGGTTGCCGCTGCAGCCGGCCAAGGGCTACAGCCTGACGTTCACGCCACCGCCGGAGGGCATGCCCCGGCGTCCGTTGCTGCTGACCGAGACCAAGGTGGCGGTGACGCCGTTCCGGGAGGCGTTCCGGCTGGCCGGCACGCTGGAACTGTCGGGGCTGGAGCTGTCCATCCGGGACCGAAGGGTGCAGGCCATTTACCGGGCGGCCGGCCGTTACCTACCGGCCCTTCGGTTGCCACGCATGGAGCAGGCTGAAATCTGGGCGGGGCTGCGTCCCTGCACACCCGACGGCCTGCCCGTGGTCGATCGTGTGCCGGGCACCGAAAATCTCTGGCTGGCGACCGGCCATGCCATGCTGGGCATCTCGCTGGCGGCCGTCACGGGCGAGCTGGTGGCGGCGCTGATCTCCGGTGCTGAACCGCCCGTCGATCCGACGCCGCTGCGGGCCGACCGGTGGCGCTGA
- the mpgP gene encoding mannosyl-3-phosphoglycerate phosphatase has product MNRTPTPLPVIFTDLDGTLLDLHTYDPGPAREAVARLQERGIPIVFCSSKTRAEQLAYRRQLGIRDPFIVENGAAIFIPRGYFTVPHEARPTSHGLEVIELGRPAAEIRRALREIRKETGLSFRGYHEMTVEEVAELTGLPPEAARRAMTREYSETIIVDFGPADWQRFNAALVAHGLVCFAGGRFHTVVGLGTDKGQAVHRLAELYRQQHGAILTVGLGDSPNDVPMLRAVDRPFLVQRPDGTWESVDVPGLVPIPAPGPEGWCMAVEQLLTQLAL; this is encoded by the coding sequence ATGAACCGGACACCTACGCCCCTGCCGGTCATTTTTACGGATCTGGACGGGACGCTGCTCGATCTGCACACGTACGATCCCGGTCCGGCCCGTGAAGCCGTCGCCCGATTGCAGGAGCGCGGCATCCCGATCGTATTCTGCTCTTCCAAGACACGGGCCGAGCAGCTCGCCTACCGCCGGCAACTGGGCATCCGGGATCCGTTCATCGTCGAAAACGGCGCGGCCATTTTCATCCCCCGCGGGTATTTCACCGTACCGCATGAGGCGCGTCCCACCTCGCACGGCCTGGAGGTGATCGAACTGGGACGGCCCGCCGCCGAAATCCGCCGGGCACTCCGGGAAATCCGCAAAGAGACCGGCCTGTCGTTCCGGGGCTATCACGAGATGACGGTGGAGGAGGTGGCCGAACTGACCGGCCTGCCGCCCGAGGCGGCGCGCCGCGCCATGACCCGCGAGTACAGCGAAACGATCATCGTGGACTTCGGACCGGCCGACTGGCAACGGTTCAACGCCGCGCTGGTGGCGCATGGGCTGGTCTGCTTCGCGGGCGGTCGCTTCCACACGGTGGTGGGCCTTGGCACCGACAAGGGACAGGCGGTGCATCGGCTGGCCGAGCTCTACCGCCAGCAACATGGCGCCATCCTCACCGTCGGCCTGGGCGACAGCCCCAACGATGTGCCCATGCTCCGCGCCGTCGATCGGCCGTTTCTGGTGCAGCGGCCGGACGGCACCTGGGAATCGGTCGATGTGCCCGGTCTGGTGCCCATTCCGGCACCCGGACCCGAAGGCTGGTGCATGGCCGTGGAGCAGCTCCTGACACAGCTTGCCCTTTAG